In the Sphingobium sp. TKS genome, one interval contains:
- a CDS encoding outer membrane beta-barrel protein, whose translation MKKIITCAVLASAALATPAFAQDEADKGMYFQLRTGVADLNNPDFAIIDTWSEPNNRLDTKLNTKSAATFGGELGYDFGGVRVGLELAYQRNKVKGITLKSLNGTAITAEDLSDVVEGLGELDIISVDDLDGVDINGTTISATNGSVAKLRQLAVMANVTYDIPLGGNTFKPYVGVGLGAVGSHLKALGEDDGSVRFAWQLRAGAAVKVTKGIDLTADYTYRQTGSGKLNFGDEDVEYRLGKTKASLFQVGLRFTL comes from the coding sequence ATGAAGAAGATTATTACTTGCGCCGTTCTTGCGTCTGCCGCTCTTGCTACGCCTGCTTTCGCGCAGGATGAAGCCGACAAGGGTATGTATTTCCAACTTCGCACCGGCGTTGCTGACCTCAACAATCCCGATTTCGCCATCATCGACACATGGTCCGAGCCGAACAATCGCCTCGACACGAAGCTCAACACCAAGTCCGCTGCAACCTTTGGCGGTGAGCTGGGCTATGATTTCGGCGGCGTCCGCGTCGGCCTCGAACTGGCCTATCAGCGCAACAAGGTGAAGGGCATCACGCTCAAGAGCCTGAACGGCACCGCGATCACGGCCGAGGACCTCTCCGATGTTGTCGAAGGTCTTGGCGAACTCGACATTATCAGCGTCGATGATTTGGACGGCGTTGACATTAACGGCACCACGATCAGCGCGACCAACGGCTCCGTCGCTAAGCTGCGCCAGCTCGCCGTGATGGCGAATGTCACCTACGATATTCCGCTCGGCGGCAACACGTTCAAGCCCTATGTCGGCGTGGGCCTCGGCGCGGTCGGCTCACACCTCAAGGCGCTGGGCGAGGATGACGGCTCGGTTCGCTTCGCATGGCAGCTCCGCGCCGGTGCAGCCGTGAAGGTGACGAAGGGCATCGATCTGACCGCCGATTACACCTATCGTCAGACCGGCAGCGGCAAGCTGAACTTCGGGGACGAGGACGTGGAATATCGCCTCGGTAAAACCAAGGCTTCGCTGTTTCAGGTCGGTCTGCGCTTTACGCTCTGA